In Pelosinus sp. UFO1, one genomic interval encodes:
- a CDS encoding B12-binding domain-containing radical SAM protein, with translation MKYGVELLLVNSLAIRQRITSDTALENSLAMIRTYLEDQGIEAEIIDNVRTSYVEKGVPRWCLALLRWIVGLQLEVYQKGNQKLALFLMLFSWPLQALSLFCKRRYMNQMVEEIVKMVKEKEIPFVGIKTWYGDSFQWAIHLASRLRTECPETVVIAGGPQVKVYGENTLKDDEFDLAIMGPGEEILEQLIRLHRRTQGKTEFLKAVRDESGSSPLLRTGGFHAVKCVGEKANFQETIPRYRSVDLEDKILFHTLVDGVGCSWNQCNFCSHTRQLIHYQGRPVEQIIEEMRAMTQLGIAFFRFSSSETPLEQGRNIAQAILDSGLKVNYSMFIRATKVSSQTYDDFSIMIKSGLRAVFMGGETGHDLINDQVMNKGVTKKEIIDTIQCIKLAADIVNEPCRIGLSLIYPCPLVANVTLEDVFAENISLIEQTMPSTVVVNPPGAFPDTEWFDKADQFGFDIGDDFIYNLMRYEYSIYKPAEFWPKLNVSLQGKQSIDLLRETGKLRNAIADMGIPTDISDEYLMMTEAIGYRSKLDLLNFKKDSLLDIMTGSTYYSKDIVKRINDHSRKLAKLNQ, from the coding sequence ATGAAATATGGTGTTGAATTATTACTGGTAAACAGCCTTGCAATAAGACAGCGCATTACTTCGGATACGGCGTTAGAAAATAGTTTGGCAATGATTCGTACATATCTTGAAGATCAAGGAATTGAGGCAGAAATTATTGATAATGTCCGTACCTCTTACGTCGAAAAAGGCGTACCTAGATGGTGCTTGGCACTTCTTCGCTGGATTGTAGGATTGCAGTTAGAAGTATATCAGAAGGGAAATCAAAAATTAGCTTTATTTCTTATGCTATTTAGTTGGCCCTTGCAAGCCTTGTCCTTGTTTTGCAAGCGTAGGTACATGAATCAGATGGTGGAAGAAATCGTTAAGATGGTTAAAGAAAAGGAGATTCCTTTCGTCGGTATTAAGACATGGTATGGTGATTCTTTTCAATGGGCGATTCATTTAGCGTCTCGCCTTAGAACTGAATGTCCCGAAACCGTTGTGATTGCTGGTGGACCTCAAGTAAAGGTATACGGCGAAAATACCTTGAAAGATGATGAGTTTGACCTAGCCATTATGGGGCCGGGCGAAGAAATACTAGAACAGTTAATTAGATTGCATAGAAGAACCCAAGGAAAAACTGAGTTTTTAAAAGCAGTGAGGGATGAGAGTGGCAGTTCCCCCTTACTTAGAACTGGTGGTTTTCATGCCGTAAAATGCGTAGGTGAAAAGGCAAATTTTCAGGAAACCATTCCCCGTTATCGAAGTGTTGATTTAGAAGACAAAATACTTTTTCACACCTTAGTGGATGGTGTGGGGTGCAGCTGGAATCAATGTAACTTTTGTTCCCATACTAGGCAGCTTATTCATTATCAAGGTCGCCCTGTAGAGCAAATTATCGAAGAAATGAGAGCTATGACACAGCTTGGCATTGCTTTTTTTCGATTCAGTAGTTCAGAGACACCTCTTGAACAAGGACGAAATATTGCCCAGGCAATACTTGATAGTGGCCTAAAGGTAAACTATTCTATGTTTATACGAGCTACCAAAGTATCTAGTCAAACCTATGATGATTTTTCAATTATGATAAAATCAGGCTTGAGAGCAGTTTTTATGGGGGGCGAAACGGGGCATGATCTGATTAATGACCAGGTTATGAATAAGGGGGTTACTAAGAAAGAGATCATTGATACGATACAATGCATAAAGTTAGCTGCGGATATTGTCAATGAACCATGCCGTATTGGGCTTTCCCTGATCTATCCGTGCCCCCTAGTTGCGAATGTAACATTAGAGGATGTTTTCGCAGAAAATATCAGCTTAATTGAGCAAACAATGCCGAGTACGGTTGTTGTAAATCCTCCTGGTGCTTTTCCTGATACGGAATGGTTTGATAAGGCAGATCAATTTGGTTTTGATATTGGTGATGATTTTATCTACAATCTTATGCGCTATGAGTATTCCATCTATAAGCCTGCTGAGTTCTGGCCTAAGTTAAATGTGTCTTTACAAGGCAAGCAAAGTATAGATTTACTCCGCGAAACTGGCAAACTACGTAATGCTATTGCGGATATGGGGATTCCTACGGATATTTCTGATGAGTATCTCATGATGACAGAAGCGATTGGTTATCGCTCCAAACTGGATTTATTGAATTTCAAAAAAGATTCCCTTTTGGACATCATGACAGGGAGTACCTATTATTCAAAAGATATTGTAAAACGTATTAATGATCATAGCAGAAAGTTAGCAAAGCTGAATCAATAA
- a CDS encoding viroplasmin family protein has protein sequence MADIKKVYAVRKGRQAGLFYSWPQCQEQIKGYSGAEYKSFKTEEEANAYLAGAVNKVMPSLPTGEISDDVMLAYVDGSYNIATKEYSAGVVILWKGEEVTFSQKGNDPELAPMRNVAGETMGAKIAMTYALEQGVPTIVIYHDYEGIEKWCTNAWEAKQEGTKKYKQFYEQAAKQLEIHFVKVKAHSGDKYNEQADQLAKAALQLQ, from the coding sequence ATGGCAGATATAAAAAAAGTGTACGCCGTTAGGAAAGGCAGACAGGCAGGTTTATTCTATAGCTGGCCCCAGTGTCAGGAACAAATAAAAGGATATTCAGGAGCTGAGTATAAGAGTTTTAAGACGGAAGAAGAAGCGAATGCTTACCTTGCGGGAGCAGTGAATAAGGTAATGCCATCTCTTCCTACAGGAGAAATCTCCGATGATGTTATGCTTGCTTACGTTGATGGCAGTTATAACATTGCAACAAAGGAATATTCGGCGGGAGTCGTTATCTTGTGGAAAGGAGAGGAGGTTACCTTTAGTCAAAAAGGAAATGATCCTGAGTTGGCACCGATGCGTAATGTAGCAGGAGAAACCATGGGGGCTAAAATCGCAATGACTTATGCCTTAGAACAGGGAGTACCTACAATCGTTATATATCATGACTACGAAGGCATAGAAAAGTGGTGTACCAACGCCTGGGAAGCAAAACAAGAGGGAACCAAAAAGTATAAACAGTTTTATGAACAAGCCGCAAAACAATTGGAGATCCACTTTGTAAAGGTTAAGGCCCATTCAGGAGATAAATATAATGAACAGGCAGATCAATTAGCTAAGGCAGCTTTACAGCTACAGTAA
- a CDS encoding AEC family transporter has translation MIIFHTIESIFSIVLMIATGYILTNKGWFNPEASKLFSRIITNIALPTYMIWNLMSTFNKDGLLHLATGLVVPFSSMLACYIVGYVVSKVIKVKSNRQGTFRSMFFVSNSIFIGIPVNLALFGEESVPYVLLYYIANTSLFWTIGASGIRNDGALGKEKVSPLEVVKKIFSPPLLGFLFAIFLILCNISLPRFILDTCKYLGNMTTPLSMLFIGIAIYGVKLSNIKVSKDMIAILLGRFVVSPLIVMGVTHFIPLPLLMKKVFIIQAMLPVMTQTSIVAKSYGGDAEYAAIMTTVTTVIAIVVIPVYMLIFQYYF, from the coding sequence ATGATTATTTTTCATACAATTGAAAGTATATTTAGTATTGTTTTAATGATTGCAACAGGTTATATTCTTACAAATAAAGGCTGGTTTAACCCCGAGGCATCCAAGTTATTTTCCCGTATCATAACGAATATTGCACTTCCTACTTATATGATTTGGAATTTAATGAGTACCTTTAACAAAGATGGATTACTTCATCTAGCAACAGGATTGGTTGTGCCCTTTTCTTCTATGCTAGCTTGTTATATTGTAGGATATGTTGTTTCCAAAGTAATAAAGGTAAAATCGAATCGGCAAGGAACTTTTCGATCAATGTTCTTTGTTTCCAATAGTATCTTTATTGGCATACCTGTAAATTTAGCCTTGTTTGGCGAAGAAAGTGTGCCTTATGTCTTATTGTATTATATCGCCAACACATCTCTATTTTGGACGATTGGCGCCAGTGGTATTCGGAATGATGGTGCGCTAGGTAAAGAAAAAGTATCTCCTCTAGAGGTAGTGAAAAAGATCTTCTCACCACCGCTGTTAGGATTTTTGTTCGCCATATTTCTTATTTTATGTAATATAAGTTTGCCTCGCTTTATTCTTGATACTTGCAAATACCTTGGCAATATGACGACTCCTCTATCCATGCTCTTTATTGGGATTGCCATATATGGTGTAAAATTAAGTAATATTAAAGTCAGCAAGGATATGATTGCTATTCTATTAGGAAGGTTTGTAGTATCCCCACTGATTGTTATGGGAGTAACTCATTTTATACCCTTACCTCTTTTGATGAAAAAAGTATTTATTATTCAAGCCATGTTGCCTGTAATGACGCAAACATCCATTGTTGCCAAATCCTATGGAGGCGATGCTGAATATGCTGCCATAATGACTACGGTGACAACCGTAATAGCAATCGTTGTTATTCCTGTATATATGTTGATTTTTCAGTATTATTTTTAG
- the nifH gene encoding nitrogenase iron protein — translation MRQIAIYGKGGIGKSTTTQNTVGALAEAGKHIMVVGCDPKADSTRLLLHGLCQKTVLDTLRDEGDDIDLEDILKPGFGGTMCVESGGPEPGVGCAGRGIITSINMLESLGAYTPDLDYVFYDVLGDVVCGGFAMPIREGKAEEIYIVASGELMALYAANNIAKGIQKYAVNGKVRLGGIICNSRKVDKEYELLKAFAEEIGSQLIYFVPRDNLVQRAEINKKTVVDFDPESGQANEYRELAKAIDGNKMFVIPKPMTQDRLEEIMMQYGFMDA, via the coding sequence ATGAGACAGATTGCTATATACGGAAAAGGTGGTATTGGTAAATCTACCACTACTCAAAATACAGTAGGTGCCTTAGCAGAGGCTGGTAAGCATATTATGGTTGTTGGCTGTGATCCTAAGGCGGATTCCACTCGCTTATTACTTCATGGATTATGCCAAAAAACAGTACTAGATACGTTACGTGATGAAGGCGACGATATTGACCTAGAAGATATCTTAAAGCCAGGATTCGGCGGTACCATGTGCGTTGAGTCAGGTGGTCCTGAGCCAGGTGTAGGTTGCGCAGGTCGTGGTATCATCACTTCGATTAATATGTTGGAATCCTTAGGTGCTTATACACCAGATCTTGATTATGTATTTTATGATGTACTGGGTGATGTTGTTTGTGGTGGATTTGCAATGCCGATCCGCGAAGGTAAAGCAGAAGAAATTTATATCGTTGCTTCTGGTGAATTGATGGCTCTTTATGCAGCGAATAACATTGCAAAAGGGATTCAAAAATATGCAGTTAACGGTAAAGTTAGACTTGGCGGCATTATTTGTAACAGCCGTAAAGTAGATAAAGAGTATGAATTATTAAAAGCCTTTGCTGAAGAAATTGGATCCCAATTGATCTACTTTGTACCTCGTGACAATCTCGTCCAACGTGCGGAAATTAATAAAAAGACAGTTGTAGACTTCGATCCAGAATCTGGTCAAGCTAACGAATATCGTGAATTAGCAAAAGCCATCGACGGTAACAAAATGTTTGTTATCCCTAAACCAATGACACAAGACAGATTAGAAGAAATCATGATGCAATATGGCTTTATGGATGCCTGA
- a CDS encoding P-II family nitrogen regulator: protein MLLVRAIIRPEKKEEVLAELSRAGFHAATVVDVVGRGKQKGIKISGIIYDEIPKALLMMAIRDEDKEDMVRLILKYAKTSEQGAYGDGKIFISSIEEAYTISSGIPSL from the coding sequence ATGTTATTAGTTAGAGCCATTATCAGACCAGAAAAGAAAGAGGAAGTATTAGCTGAGTTATCAAGAGCTGGTTTTCATGCTGCTACAGTTGTGGATGTAGTTGGGCGCGGTAAACAAAAAGGGATTAAAATATCCGGTATCATTTATGATGAAATCCCAAAAGCCTTATTAATGATGGCGATCCGTGATGAGGATAAGGAAGATATGGTTCGTCTGATTTTAAAATACGCGAAAACAAGTGAACAAGGTGCTTATGGCGATGGAAAAATATTCATAAGCTCCATTGAAGAAGCTTATACCATTTCTAGTGGCATCCCAAGTCTATAA
- a CDS encoding P-II family nitrogen regulator: protein MKEIIAIVRMNKTSATKKALVEAGVAGFTAFKVEGRGKLVTNPSLILERKKELLLMAGEDQTGEAEKLITDFLVGTTLFPRRLFTILAHDEDVAKIVDAIIQANKTCNNVGDGKIFVLPVMDAIRVRTGETGEVAV from the coding sequence ATGAAAGAAATTATCGCTATTGTACGGATGAATAAGACAAGTGCTACTAAAAAAGCGTTAGTAGAAGCTGGTGTAGCTGGTTTTACTGCTTTTAAAGTAGAGGGGCGGGGCAAGTTAGTAACCAATCCAAGCTTGATTTTGGAAAGAAAGAAAGAACTCCTTCTTATGGCTGGGGAGGATCAAACAGGGGAAGCAGAAAAGCTGATTACAGATTTTTTGGTTGGTACTACATTATTTCCACGGAGATTGTTTACCATTCTTGCCCATGATGAAGACGTAGCTAAGATTGTAGACGCTATTATTCAGGCTAATAAGACTTGTAATAATGTAGGTGATGGCAAGATCTTTGTCTTACCAGTTATGGATGCGATAAGGGTTCGTACTGGGGAAACAGGAGAAGTTGCAGTATAA
- the nifD gene encoding nitrogenase molybdenum-iron protein alpha chain, with the protein MEMNEAKLQEILDQYPAKVQKNRKKHIFIKRSELESQQIEANTRTIPGIITNRGCAYAGCKGVVLGPIKDMVHIVHGPIGCGYYAWNTRRNKAKSDDPKQNFINYCISTDMQESDIVFGGEKKLTKVIDEVMEIFKPKAITLSATCPVGLIGDDMGAVAKAAEAKHGVQVLSFSCEGYKGVSQSAGHHIANNILMEKVIGTGEQEEAPAKFPINLLGEYNIGGDGWEVERILKEIGYHVVSVMTGDGSYEAIKNAHTAELNLVQCHRSINYIAEMLETKYGTPWLKVNFIGIQGTIESLRNMALYFDDKELTLKTEAVIASELARIEPVFEQYKKICEGKTAFCFVGGSRGHHFQNLFSELGIETLLAGYEFAHRDDYEGRDVIPTIKTDADSKNIPHYTAEVDEKRFRLKVTPEKLEELKAKIPLGQYNGMRFDMKDGSIIVDDLNHFETEEFIKLLKPDIFTSGIKDKYVIQKMGINSKQLHSYDYSGPYAGFNGAVKFAEDISMGFASPTWNFITPPWKNQPLLEGSVTEEGVA; encoded by the coding sequence ATGGAAATGAATGAAGCAAAACTTCAAGAAATACTAGATCAATATCCAGCTAAAGTTCAAAAAAATCGTAAGAAACATATATTTATAAAACGTTCCGAGCTAGAAAGCCAACAAATCGAAGCCAATACCCGGACCATTCCTGGTATTATCACTAATCGAGGCTGTGCTTATGCGGGATGTAAAGGCGTTGTTCTAGGTCCTATTAAAGATATGGTGCATATTGTTCACGGGCCGATCGGTTGTGGATATTATGCATGGAATACACGTAGAAATAAAGCCAAATCCGATGATCCAAAGCAAAATTTTATCAACTACTGTATATCTACCGATATGCAAGAAAGTGACATAGTCTTCGGTGGAGAAAAGAAATTAACCAAGGTAATTGATGAGGTCATGGAGATCTTTAAACCGAAAGCCATTACTCTTTCTGCTACCTGTCCAGTAGGGTTAATTGGAGATGATATGGGAGCTGTTGCTAAAGCAGCAGAAGCCAAACATGGCGTTCAGGTACTATCCTTTAGCTGTGAAGGTTATAAAGGCGTTAGCCAGTCAGCAGGTCATCATATTGCCAATAATATATTAATGGAAAAGGTCATCGGTACAGGTGAACAAGAAGAGGCTCCTGCTAAATTCCCGATTAATCTCTTAGGGGAATACAACATAGGCGGCGATGGTTGGGAAGTAGAACGAATCCTTAAGGAAATTGGCTATCATGTTGTATCCGTTATGACAGGGGATGGCTCTTATGAAGCAATTAAAAATGCGCATACAGCAGAACTTAATTTAGTTCAATGTCACCGCTCGATTAACTATATTGCTGAGATGCTCGAAACCAAATATGGTACACCATGGTTAAAAGTTAACTTTATTGGAATTCAAGGAACCATTGAGTCTCTACGTAATATGGCTCTTTACTTTGATGATAAAGAATTAACTCTTAAGACAGAAGCAGTAATCGCTAGTGAATTGGCAAGGATTGAACCTGTGTTTGAGCAATACAAAAAGATCTGTGAAGGAAAAACAGCTTTTTGTTTTGTGGGAGGATCCCGTGGTCATCATTTCCAAAATTTGTTTAGTGAATTAGGAATTGAAACCTTATTGGCAGGTTATGAATTTGCTCATCGTGATGATTATGAAGGCCGTGATGTCATTCCTACCATTAAAACTGATGCGGATAGTAAAAACATTCCTCACTATACGGCAGAAGTTGATGAAAAACGTTTTCGCTTGAAAGTAACACCAGAAAAATTGGAAGAGCTAAAAGCAAAAATACCTTTAGGTCAATATAATGGGATGCGTTTTGATATGAAAGACGGCAGTATCATTGTGGATGATTTGAATCATTTTGAAACAGAAGAGTTTATCAAGCTACTAAAACCAGATATTTTCACTTCTGGAATCAAGGATAAATATGTTATTCAAAAAATGGGGATTAATTCAAAGCAATTACATTCTTATGATTACAGCGGACCCTATGCTGGCTTTAACGGTGCAGTAAAATTTGCTGAAGATATTAGTATGGGATTTGCATCTCCAACTTGGAATTTTATTACTCCCCCATGGAAAAATCAACCTTTATTAGAAGGATCAGTAACTGAGGAAGGAGTGGCATAA
- the nifK gene encoding nitrogenase molybdenum-iron protein subunit beta translates to MLDCTPKEITERKSGGMINPAKTCQPIGAMYAALGIHKCLPHSHGSQGCCSYHRMHLTRHFRDPVMASTSCFTEGSSVFGGGANLKASIQNVFHIYKPDVMAIHTTCLTETIGDDVSSIIKTAEVAEGKLVIHANTPSYVGSHITGFSNMTKAMVSYIAESTLPVKKEQVNIIPGFVNPGDMREIKRLVKSMDIEYIMFPDTSGVVDSPMTGEFEMYPEGGTTVEQIKDTGNSQLTLALGRFASSDPADLLNKQCKVPAAVLKTPIGIKATDALLMTLRNSFAREIPKELEIERGQLVDIMTDTHFHFHGKTVAIFGDPDIVTGITEFVLSLGMIPVHVLTGTPGGSSNSAAGSFEDDINEMLTTAGITANVKSAGDLFTLHQWIKNQPVDLLIGNTYGKYIARAEDIPFMRVGFPILDRSVHSYLPIVGYQGAMRLIEMISNTLLDRADRDAKDEDFELVM, encoded by the coding sequence ATGTTAGATTGTACACCAAAAGAGATAACAGAACGTAAAAGCGGCGGTATGATTAACCCCGCCAAAACTTGTCAACCAATTGGCGCCATGTATGCTGCTCTAGGGATTCATAAATGCTTGCCTCATAGTCATGGATCACAAGGGTGTTGCTCTTATCACCGTATGCATTTGACTCGTCATTTCCGTGATCCAGTTATGGCTTCCACTAGTTGCTTTACAGAAGGATCATCCGTCTTTGGCGGTGGTGCTAACTTAAAAGCATCAATACAAAACGTTTTTCACATCTATAAACCGGATGTTATGGCGATACACACCACTTGTTTAACAGAAACGATTGGTGATGATGTCTCCAGTATTATTAAAACAGCGGAAGTTGCTGAAGGTAAGCTTGTTATTCATGCTAATACGCCTAGTTACGTAGGGTCACATATTACGGGATTTTCCAATATGACAAAGGCTATGGTTAGCTATATCGCAGAAAGTACGTTGCCAGTAAAAAAAGAACAAGTTAATATTATTCCTGGTTTCGTCAATCCTGGAGATATGCGAGAAATTAAACGTTTAGTTAAAAGTATGGACATTGAATATATTATGTTTCCTGACACATCAGGGGTTGTCGATTCACCAATGACTGGAGAATTCGAGATGTATCCAGAAGGTGGTACTACGGTGGAACAAATAAAGGATACTGGGAATTCGCAACTCACCCTAGCTTTGGGTAGATTTGCTTCTAGTGACCCTGCGGATCTTTTAAACAAACAATGTAAGGTTCCAGCAGCCGTTTTGAAGACACCGATTGGTATTAAGGCTACAGATGCTTTATTAATGACCTTGCGAAATAGTTTTGCGCGGGAAATTCCTAAAGAACTAGAAATAGAGCGGGGCCAATTGGTTGATATTATGACGGATACTCATTTTCACTTTCATGGAAAAACCGTGGCGATCTTTGGTGATCCTGATATCGTTACCGGTATAACTGAGTTTGTATTAAGCTTAGGCATGATACCTGTCCATGTACTGACAGGTACTCCTGGGGGATCTTCTAATTCTGCAGCAGGAAGCTTTGAAGATGACATTAATGAAATGTTAACAACTGCAGGAATTACAGCGAATGTTAAAAGTGCTGGCGATTTGTTTACCTTGCATCAATGGATTAAAAATCAGCCTGTAGATTTATTAATTGGTAATACCTATGGCAAATATATTGCTCGGGCTGAAGATATTCCTTTTATGCGGGTAGGATTCCCAATTCTAGATAGAAGTGTCCATTCTTACTTGCCAATCGTTGGTTACCAAGGTGCTATGCGATTGATTGAAATGATCAGTAATACCCTCTTGGATAGAGCTGATCGTGATGCAAAAGATGAAGATTTCGAATTAGTAATGTAA
- the nifE gene encoding nitrogenase iron-molybdenum cofactor biosynthesis protein NifE produces MAEDNAGRIAERDGFIVTKGKNKKQLQCDTDSSAGCVSQRACVYCGARVVLNPITDAIHLVHGPIGCASYTWDIRGSLSSGAELYRNSFSTDLKEQDIIFGGAKRLNAAIDGLVEKYQAKLVFVYSTCIVGVIGDDLEAICTAASQKHNIEVIPVESSGFIGNKSAGYRAAGDALLRLIKPSEPIVKSNSINYLGDFNLAGEAWIIHNYLRQIGVELNVTFTGDSHYTALKSAPKAKLNIIQCAGSMLYLAGKMEELYQIPYIQISFLGIEDTAASLRKIAATLGEKSMIAKAEALIAKETARVEAIIKGYREKLQGKKAAIYVGGGFKAISLVKQFREIGIDVVMIGTQTGRKEEYETINNLVDDGTVILDDANPAELERFMMEKGAHLLVGGVKERPLAYKLGIAFIDHNHDRKHPLSGFEGAVNFAEEVYSTVCSPVWKSLSKSGIDRGVTNHG; encoded by the coding sequence ATGGCTGAAGATAATGCAGGAAGGATTGCAGAAAGAGATGGATTTATTGTTACAAAAGGCAAGAATAAGAAACAACTTCAATGTGATACAGATAGTTCTGCTGGGTGCGTAAGTCAAAGAGCTTGTGTGTATTGCGGAGCCAGAGTCGTGCTCAATCCAATTACGGATGCCATACATTTGGTACATGGGCCTATTGGCTGTGCTAGTTACACTTGGGATATTCGCGGCAGCCTAAGCAGCGGCGCTGAGCTATACCGCAATAGCTTTTCTACAGATTTAAAAGAGCAAGACATCATTTTTGGCGGGGCGAAAAGATTAAACGCAGCCATTGATGGATTAGTGGAAAAGTATCAAGCAAAATTAGTTTTTGTATATTCAACTTGTATTGTGGGTGTAATTGGTGATGATCTGGAAGCCATCTGTACAGCAGCCTCTCAAAAACATAATATCGAAGTAATACCTGTTGAGTCTAGCGGGTTTATTGGCAACAAATCTGCTGGCTATAGGGCAGCGGGAGATGCTCTGCTTCGCCTTATAAAACCTTCAGAACCGATAGTGAAGTCCAATAGTATCAACTATTTAGGCGATTTTAATCTAGCTGGCGAAGCTTGGATTATTCATAATTATTTGCGGCAGATTGGTGTAGAATTAAATGTTACTTTTACTGGGGATTCTCACTATACAGCTTTGAAGTCAGCTCCTAAAGCCAAACTAAACATAATACAATGTGCTGGCTCGATGTTATATCTTGCGGGAAAAATGGAAGAACTTTATCAAATTCCTTATATTCAAATCTCATTTTTGGGAATTGAAGATACAGCAGCCTCCTTACGAAAAATAGCGGCTACTTTAGGAGAGAAATCGATGATTGCTAAGGCGGAAGCCTTGATTGCCAAGGAAACTGCTAGAGTAGAAGCCATTATTAAAGGATATCGGGAAAAACTGCAAGGCAAAAAGGCTGCCATTTATGTAGGTGGAGGATTTAAAGCCATCTCTCTCGTTAAACAATTTAGGGAAATTGGGATTGATGTCGTTATGATTGGTACACAAACAGGCAGAAAAGAAGAATATGAAACCATTAACAATTTAGTGGATGATGGAACTGTTATTTTAGATGATGCAAACCCTGCCGAATTGGAACGATTCATGATGGAAAAGGGAGCTCATTTACTAGTAGGTGGTGTAAAAGAACGTCCACTGGCCTATAAGCTAGGGATTGCCTTTATTGATCATAATCATGACCGAAAACATCCTTTAAGCGGTTTTGAGGGTGCTGTCAACTTTGCAGAGGAAGTATACTCTACGGTTTGTTCTCCTGTATGGAAGAGTCTTTCAAAATCAGGCATTGACAGAGGGGTGACAAACCATGGCTGA
- a CDS encoding nitrogenase component 1, which yields MAEKDKNHVHYRDVNENPCNMCMPMGGILALKGIEKSMVIVHGSQGCSTYMRRHIAEHFNEPVDVGSSSLNEKGTIYGGEKNLRQALDNIVKVYHPALIGIVTTCLAETIGEDIERITGQYLIDKEMEDFPIVTAATPGYGGSHFEGYFLTVKRVLMQLTAATKKNNKVNVIIPNMSPADIREIKRILELMKIEYVLCPDFSDTLDRPFSRPYTKMSDGGTKLVDIKEMGGGLATIQMGITLDDSISPGKYLKDEFGVPLYNLAIPIGVESTDVFINTLVEITGKTVPESLQKERGRLLDAMIDSHKYNFQGRCVIFGEPEMVYAVTKTCVENGVFPAVVATGSQGGKLNELVGLAVTDFLERSNLFIETDFAHILAASQDAKVNIGIGPSDGKYLTEKGGIPLVRLGFPIHDRVGGQRILSVGYTGTMMFLDRVTNTLLENKYKSYRSSMYEKFYQSS from the coding sequence ATGGCTGAAAAAGATAAAAATCATGTCCATTACCGAGATGTGAATGAAAATCCCTGTAATATGTGTATGCCCATGGGCGGAATTTTAGCCTTAAAGGGAATTGAAAAGTCCATGGTTATTGTTCATGGATCCCAAGGCTGTAGTACCTATATGCGTAGGCATATTGCGGAACATTTTAATGAGCCTGTTGATGTAGGATCTTCTTCTCTAAATGAAAAAGGCACAATCTATGGTGGGGAAAAGAATCTCAGACAAGCCTTAGATAATATTGTGAAAGTGTATCATCCCGCTCTGATTGGTATTGTAACAACCTGCTTGGCCGAGACCATTGGTGAAGACATTGAGAGAATTACAGGTCAATATCTGATCGATAAAGAAATGGAAGATTTCCCTATTGTTACGGCAGCAACGCCTGGTTATGGTGGGAGTCATTTTGAAGGCTATTTTCTAACCGTAAAAAGAGTTTTAATGCAGTTAACGGCAGCAACTAAAAAAAATAATAAAGTTAACGTGATTATTCCCAACATGAGTCCTGCTGATATTCGTGAAATCAAGCGTATCTTAGAATTGATGAAAATTGAATATGTATTATGCCCTGATTTTTCGGATACCTTAGATCGCCCTTTTTCTCGCCCTTACACCAAAATGAGTGACGGTGGTACAAAGCTAGTCGACATAAAAGAGATGGGTGGTGGCCTAGCTACCATTCAGATGGGAATTACACTGGATGATTCTATATCTCCAGGAAAATACCTAAAAGATGAATTTGGTGTTCCTTTATATAATTTGGCCATACCGATTGGTGTGGAAAGTACAGATGTTTTTATTAATACGTTAGTGGAAATAACCGGTAAGACGGTTCCTGAGAGTCTGCAAAAAGAACGTGGACGTTTGCTAGATGCGATGATTGATTCGCATAAATATAATTTTCAAGGAAGATGTGTTATTTTTGGTGAACCGGAGATGGTCTATGCGGTAACCAAAACTTGTGTTGAAAATGGAGTTTTCCCAGCAGTCGTGGCTACGGGTAGTCAAGGTGGCAAGCTAAATGAATTAGTTGGGCTAGCAGTGACCGATTTTCTAGAGAGAAGCAATTTATTTATTGAAACTGATTTTGCCCATATTTTAGCTGCTAGCCAGGATGCCAAAGTCAATATTGGGATTGGTCCTTCAGATGGTAAGTATCTTACAGAAAAAGGTGGAATTCCCTTAGTTAGATTGGGATTTCCCATTCATGACCGAGTGGGAGGGCAACGCATTTTGTCCGTAGGTTATACAGGTACTATGATGTTTCTGGACCGAGTAACCAATACACTACTGGAAAACAAATATAAATCATACAGGAGCTCCATGTATGAAAAATTTTATCAGTCATCATAA